A stretch of the Papaver somniferum cultivar HN1 chromosome 6, ASM357369v1, whole genome shotgun sequence genome encodes the following:
- the LOC113291240 gene encoding protein ALTERED XYLOGLUCAN 4-like yields the protein MKSATFEILPNNNEKREMCNTANAWRLLLFFSWVIGISWLFAVFVLDSPNPFSQFSSKQKLPFVNNNAVPHKALNQTPAMNINPKKEKYCDLFKGQWVPEHNGSLYTKWSCPTIPDTKNCGKFGRKDVNFINWRWKPDECELPRFNPKAFLSLVRGKKLAFIGDSLARNQMESLLCLLSQGETPKDIYKDSEDRFRTFYFASHDFTLMVYWTKFLVAAEDKGIVNGSRTNVFDLHLDKLDVNWADKFPNLDYAIISVAHWFLRMNHLYEGGRLIGCTECNNPNIPDLGTQFAISKAIRTALGYISECKECSKGLVTVFRTFSPVHFEYGSWNSGGKCNRTRPYTEEQVNAEWEREINRRQVKEFEKIKNTTKGKMFEILDITSAMIMRPDGHPGHHWKDQYSDGKSFTDCVHWCLPGPIDLWNDLLMAVLQRRKGSSL from the exons ATGAAGTCTGCAACTTTTGAAATTCTTCCAAACAACAATGAGAAGCGGGAAATGTGTAATACTGCAAACGCATGGagattattgttatttttctcgTGGGTAATAGGTATTTCTTGGCTTTTCGCTGTCTTTGTTCTCGATTCTCCAAATCCCTTTAGCCAGTTCAGCTCTAAGCAGAAGCTCCCTTTCGTTAATAACAATGCTGTTCCTCACAAGGCTCTCAATCAAACTCCTGCCATGAATATCAACCCCAAAAAGG AGAAGTACTGTGACTTGTTTAAGGGTCAATGGGTACCAGAACATAATGGATCATTGTACACAAAATGGAGCTGTCCTACGATACCGGACACGAAGAACTGCGGAAaatttggaaggaaagatgtaaATTTTATAAATTGGAGATGGAAACCAGATGAATGTGAGCTCCCAAGATTTAATCCAAAGGCATTTTTATCTTTAGTTCGTGGTAAAAAGTTAGCGTTTATTGGCGATTCCCTTGCTAGGAATCAAATGGAGTCGCTCCTTTGTCTCCTATCTCAA GGAGAAACTCCGAAAGATATCTACAAGGACTCTGAAGATCGGTTCCGAACATTTTACTTTGCATCTCATGATTTCACTCTCATGGTCTACTGGACAAAATTCTTGGTTGCAGCAGAAGATAAAGGAATTGTAAATGGTTCAAGGACAAACGTGTTTGATTTGCACCTGGACAAGCTTGATGTTAACTGGGCTGATAAATTCCCCAATCTGGATTATGCTATTATTTCTGTTGCTCACTGGTTCCTCCGAATGAATCACTTATATGAAGGTGGTAGACTGATAGGATGTACCGAGTGCAACAACCCAAACATCCCTGATCTAGGAACTCAATTCGCTATTTCAAAAGCCATCCGAACTGCGCTCGGATACATTAGTGAATGTAAGGAGTGTAGTAAGGGCTTAGTTACTGTCTTTCGTACATTTTCGCCTGTGCATTTTGAGTACGGGTCTTGGAATAGTGGAGGGAAATGCAATAGAACGCGTCCATACACTGAAGAACAGGTTAATGCAGAATGGGAGCGGGAAATAAACAGACGTCAAGTGAAAgaatttgagaaaattaagaacaCAACAAAAGGGAAGATGTTTGAGATTTTGGATATAACTAGTGCGATGATAATGAGACCAGATGGACATCCTGGgcatcattggaaagatcaatattCCGATGGCAAGTCTTTCACCGATTGTGTTCATTGGTGTTTGCCGGGGCCTATTGACTTATGGAATGATTTGCTGATGGCTGTGCTGCAAAGAAGGAAGGGTTCATCCCTGTGA